The following coding sequences lie in one Halorarum halophilum genomic window:
- a CDS encoding right-handed parallel beta-helix repeat-containing protein gives MSTNPTSGRPESNGRGVVVTTRSELEAAFEDLSPGETVYISEENAPYRTTDWLDIDVDDVTVVGPGVRTLIRPAAGANVGGFRIGHNRRCRGTVIRGVGYQGTPVEPRGASDRHHGIAVRDARNVTLERNRIRETYPRGHGDGGCGISVTRECSNVRIVDNRIHAFGDRGVQLGGERIVVSGNEIANGLDRAIACDMWYPDHRNHTAESVSIFGNMLGNTVEGSLVGVARNSPRRSDHGYVNIFGNVGFGSHKSFCHIRGPRPVRNVSIQNNVSRQSTERLRTEETTKFSGVAIDGKGGGNLAVKNNELYDYSGHGVRINSTVDGLTVQNNTVSSPGIAGIRVIGDVDGVVSGNHVRDPAEAGILLDGTSGVAVRGNDVRGAGTYGIVTRGSKSNASTVIAGNYVVANDRNAEDGSFPGVLVDDRGVWVTGNAIRHPGAPAIAEGDGAGSNVFQGNWTGEERPWRITSSTSRVLNNTPAVDVHRGLRTRSDRPTVSVEFDSPYARPPRISFGRTAGGVRERSFETDGDGNYVGVTIRARNSDAPLDVFVDGM, from the coding sequence ATGAGTACGAACCCAACCAGCGGACGACCCGAATCGAACGGGAGAGGCGTCGTCGTCACCACCCGGTCGGAACTCGAGGCCGCCTTCGAGGACCTCTCGCCCGGCGAGACGGTGTACATCAGCGAGGAGAACGCACCGTACCGCACGACCGACTGGCTGGACATCGACGTCGACGACGTGACCGTCGTCGGGCCCGGCGTGCGGACGCTCATCAGACCGGCCGCCGGGGCGAACGTCGGCGGGTTCCGGATCGGCCACAATCGACGCTGCCGGGGAACCGTGATCCGGGGAGTCGGGTACCAGGGCACGCCGGTCGAGCCGCGGGGCGCCAGCGACAGGCACCACGGCATCGCCGTCAGGGACGCCAGGAACGTGACGCTCGAACGGAATCGCATCCGGGAGACGTACCCGCGGGGGCACGGTGATGGGGGCTGCGGGATCAGCGTCACCAGGGAGTGTTCCAACGTTCGGATCGTCGACAACCGCATCCACGCGTTCGGCGACCGGGGCGTCCAGCTGGGCGGCGAGCGTATCGTCGTGTCGGGGAACGAGATCGCCAACGGACTCGACAGGGCGATCGCCTGCGACATGTGGTACCCGGACCACCGCAACCACACCGCGGAGAGCGTCTCGATATTCGGCAACATGCTCGGGAACACGGTCGAGGGAAGCCTCGTCGGCGTCGCGCGGAACTCGCCGCGCAGATCGGACCACGGCTACGTCAACATCTTCGGGAACGTCGGGTTCGGCTCGCACAAGTCGTTCTGTCACATCCGGGGCCCGCGGCCCGTCCGGAACGTCAGCATCCAGAACAACGTGAGCCGTCAGTCCACCGAACGGCTCCGAACGGAGGAGACGACGAAGTTCTCGGGGGTGGCCATCGACGGGAAGGGAGGGGGGAACCTGGCCGTCAAGAACAACGAGCTGTACGACTACAGCGGCCACGGCGTCAGGATTAACAGCACCGTCGACGGACTCACCGTTCAGAACAACACGGTCTCCTCGCCGGGAATCGCCGGAATCAGGGTGATCGGCGACGTCGATGGCGTGGTCAGCGGCAATCACGTCAGGGACCCGGCCGAAGCGGGCATCCTGCTCGACGGGACCTCCGGCGTCGCCGTCAGGGGGAACGACGTCCGAGGGGCCGGAACGTACGGTATCGTCACGAGGGGGTCGAAGTCGAACGCGAGCACCGTCATCGCGGGGAACTACGTCGTCGCCAACGACCGGAACGCGGAGGACGGATCGTTCCCCGGGGTTCTCGTCGACGACCGCGGCGTCTGGGTGACGGGGAACGCTATCCGGCATCCCGGGGCGCCGGCGATCGCCGAGGGGGACGGCGCCGGGAGCAACGTCTTCCAGGGGAACTGGACCGGCGAGGAGCGGCCATGGCGGATCACGAGTTCGACGTCCCGGGTCCTGAACAACACGCCGGCGGTCGACGTTCACCGCGGCCTGCGGACCCGTTCGGACCGACCGACGGTCTCCGTCGAGTTCGACAGCCCCTACGCCCGCCCCCCGCGGATCTCGTTCGGACGGACGGCCGGCGGCGTGCGCGAGCGGTCCTTCGAGACCGACGGCGACGGCAACTACGTGGGCGTGACGATCCGGGCCAGGAACTCCGATGCGCCGCTCGACGTCTTCGTGGACGGGATGTGA
- a CDS encoding thiolase family protein, with amino-acid sequence MDRVAVIGASMTQFGQRDAWIRELLAEAGQACLDDAGVPPDAVEHLYVSNMASGEFEGQTGVPNALAHDLAAMPAYTARIDQTSSSGGAGAYAAWQSVASGASEMTLLVGGEKMTHRSTAEATDVIASLTHPVEYKHGVTLPSFAGLTARLYLDTYDAPRESLGKVAVKNHRNGVDNPHAQFRKEVDLDTVLDSPIVADPLRLYDFCPITDGSAALLFCPESVAREYADEYAVVSGIGGATDTHVVHERADPTTMRGVVESSDQAYEMAELRPNDVDVAELHDMFTILEFLQFEDLGFAPKGEGWTAIEEGRTERDGDIPVNTSGGLKSKGHPLGASGVAQVYEIYQQVMGDAGKRQVDADVGLACNVGGFGNCVTTTILEAEA; translated from the coding sequence ATGGACAGAGTCGCAGTCATCGGCGCGTCGATGACCCAGTTCGGGCAGCGCGACGCGTGGATACGTGAACTGCTCGCCGAGGCCGGGCAAGCGTGTCTCGACGACGCGGGCGTCCCGCCCGACGCGGTCGAACACCTGTACGTCTCCAACATGGCCAGCGGCGAGTTCGAGGGACAGACGGGCGTCCCGAACGCGCTGGCACACGACCTGGCGGCCATGCCGGCGTACACCGCCCGGATCGATCAGACCTCCTCGTCCGGCGGCGCCGGCGCGTACGCGGCGTGGCAGTCGGTCGCCTCCGGGGCCTCGGAGATGACGCTGCTCGTCGGGGGGGAGAAGATGACCCACCGCTCGACCGCGGAGGCGACGGACGTCATCGCGTCGCTCACGCACCCCGTCGAGTACAAGCACGGCGTCACGCTCCCCTCGTTCGCCGGGTTGACCGCGCGGCTCTACCTCGACACGTACGACGCGCCGCGGGAGAGCCTCGGCAAGGTCGCCGTGAAGAACCACCGGAACGGCGTCGACAACCCCCACGCGCAGTTCCGCAAGGAGGTGGACCTCGACACCGTCCTCGACTCGCCCATCGTGGCGGACCCGCTCCGCCTCTACGACTTCTGTCCGATCACCGACGGCTCGGCGGCGCTCCTGTTCTGCCCCGAGTCCGTCGCGCGGGAGTACGCGGACGAGTACGCGGTCGTCTCCGGGATCGGGGGTGCGACCGACACCCACGTCGTCCACGAGCGCGCGGACCCGACGACGATGCGCGGGGTCGTCGAGTCGAGCGACCAGGCCTACGAGATGGCCGAACTCCGACCGAACGACGTCGACGTCGCGGAACTCCACGACATGTTCACCATCCTCGAGTTCCTGCAGTTCGAGGACCTCGGCTTCGCCCCGAAGGGCGAGGGCTGGACGGCCATCGAGGAGGGACGAACCGAGCGTGACGGCGACATCCCCGTCAACACGTCCGGCGGCCTCAAGTCGAAAGGTCATCCGCTCGGCGCCTCGGGCGTCGCGCAGGTGTACGAGATCTACCAGCAGGTGATGGGCGATGCGGGGAAGCGCCAGGTCGACGCCGACGTCGGCCTCGCCTGCAACGTGGGCGGCTTCGGTAACTGCGTCACGACGACCATTTTGGAGGCGGAAGCATGA
- a CDS encoding Zn-ribbon domain-containing OB-fold protein: MREKDGNGTGEVQKGEDGSKGELKPTFEAACYPDGSLTYPPHPVGPGGEAPVDTVDLSGYTAEVVTWTTSTATPPGVREPNTLAIVEFDVDGEPVRAIGQVTDEDEVAIGDEVEPVYAEELRDPDAGIREPASQSWDGYRFRPVE; encoded by the coding sequence ATGAGAGAGAAAGACGGGAACGGGACTGGGGAAGTGCAGAAAGGGGAGGACGGGAGCAAGGGGGAACTGAAACCGACGTTCGAGGCGGCGTGCTACCCGGACGGCAGCCTCACGTACCCGCCCCACCCGGTCGGTCCGGGCGGTGAAGCGCCGGTCGACACCGTGGACCTGAGCGGGTACACCGCGGAGGTCGTCACGTGGACCACCTCCACGGCGACGCCGCCGGGGGTCCGCGAACCGAACACCCTGGCGATCGTCGAGTTCGACGTCGACGGGGAGCCGGTGCGGGCGATCGGCCAGGTCACCGACGAGGACGAGGTCGCCATCGGCGACGAGGTCGAACCGGTGTACGCCGAGGAACTGCGCGACCCCGACGCCGGCATCCGCGAACCGGCCAGCCAGTCGTGGGACGGCTACCGGTTCCGGCCTGTCGAGTAG
- a CDS encoding DUF7111 family protein, translating into MSEAEADGVTARYYTTDAERVLTFERDGRTAAVAQNLEGYAMLKVRTGADGDELERYYGFDMALDHAAELLGVGVDELPVPENATDMGM; encoded by the coding sequence ATGAGCGAAGCCGAGGCGGACGGCGTCACCGCCCGATACTACACGACCGACGCGGAGCGCGTGCTCACCTTCGAGCGCGACGGCCGGACCGCGGCCGTCGCGCAGAACCTCGAGGGGTACGCGATGTTGAAGGTCCGTACGGGGGCCGACGGCGACGAACTGGAGCGCTACTACGGTTTCGACATGGCGCTCGACCACGCGGCCGAACTGCTCGGCGTCGGCGTCGACGAACTCCCGGTCCCCGAGAACGCGACGGATATGGGAATGTGA
- a CDS encoding M14 family metallopeptidase, which produces MNRRAFLRRTGAAAAVPAFASATAAHGESTDSRPSNDGNGTAGDAGVSPAATVMQGTEHATPVYVNESGTDGPTALVVGGVHGDERPGYLAAERLRSRVPDAGTLVVLPRANQVAIERDTREGKNGDLNRQFPPGKAPETELAEEIWDFVRGTDPDVFVDLHRSVGIYRRHDASVGQAIFPAEVDDAPGVAEAVVDRLNSDAVPWYMPLHEFVRGNTITGEKPMLVHKVVGELDRPGYIVETTRFLVDTETQTKWLTEAATALLARHGVDLSNGEEAATEGGS; this is translated from the coding sequence ATGAATCGACGAGCCTTCCTCCGCCGGACAGGGGCCGCCGCGGCCGTCCCGGCGTTCGCATCCGCGACCGCTGCGCACGGGGAGTCCACGGACTCCCGTCCGTCCAACGACGGGAACGGGACCGCCGGCGACGCGGGCGTTTCGCCCGCCGCCACCGTCATGCAGGGGACCGAACACGCCACGCCCGTCTACGTCAACGAGTCCGGAACTGACGGTCCGACCGCACTGGTCGTCGGCGGCGTCCACGGCGACGAACGGCCGGGCTATCTCGCCGCCGAGCGATTGCGGTCGCGCGTTCCCGACGCGGGGACGCTCGTCGTCCTCCCGCGGGCGAACCAGGTCGCCATCGAGCGCGACACCCGTGAAGGGAAGAACGGGGACCTCAACCGCCAGTTCCCGCCGGGCAAGGCGCCCGAGACGGAACTCGCCGAGGAGATCTGGGACTTCGTCCGGGGGACGGACCCCGACGTTTTCGTCGACCTGCATCGCTCGGTGGGGATCTACCGGCGCCACGACGCCAGCGTCGGACAGGCCATCTTTCCGGCCGAGGTGGACGACGCACCGGGCGTGGCGGAAGCCGTCGTCGACCGCCTGAACAGCGACGCCGTCCCGTGGTACATGCCGCTCCACGAGTTCGTGAGGGGCAACACCATCACCGGCGAGAAGCCGATGCTCGTCCACAAGGTGGTCGGCGAACTCGATCGCCCGGGGTACATCGTCGAGACCACGCGGTTCCTCGTGGACACGGAGACGCAGACGAAGTGGCTGACGGAGGCGGCCACCGCGCTGCTCGCGCGGCACGGCGTCGACCTCTCCAACGGCGAGGAGGCTGCAACGGAGGGGGGATCGTGA
- a CDS encoding winged helix-turn-helix transcriptional regulator, translating into MSDDSGGTTWQRRLDDLHGTLSGKWALHVLRGLADGPVGFGDLRERVGGAPEKSLARRLRELRCRGLLVREYEPASPPMARYRLTEEGERLVDLLRGVESEVEYVDCESCADDCRVATVNPDATRTAMAEEC; encoded by the coding sequence ATGAGCGACGACAGCGGCGGAACGACGTGGCAGCGTCGGCTGGACGACCTCCACGGAACGCTCTCCGGGAAGTGGGCGCTGCACGTCCTTCGCGGCCTCGCGGACGGGCCGGTCGGGTTCGGCGACCTCCGCGAGCGCGTCGGCGGGGCCCCGGAGAAGAGCCTCGCGCGACGGCTCCGCGAGCTTCGATGCCGGGGCCTCCTCGTCAGGGAGTACGAACCCGCGTCGCCGCCGATGGCGCGATACAGGCTGACGGAGGAGGGCGAGCGACTCGTCGACCTCCTCCGCGGGGTCGAGAGCGAGGTGGAGTACGTCGACTGCGAGTCGTGTGCGGACGACTGTCGGGTGGCGACGGTGAACCCCGACGCGACCCGTACCGCGATGGCCGAGGAGTGTTGA
- a CDS encoding M14 family metallopeptidase, translating to MTGSSRPRFVLAAFAAVCLLAVGATAVLAPGAIGAVWDGAVPSQGAVETPDGSSAGPSASPTPATGANESGTAESNETPANGSYRYTAGEGATALSVTVVEAERPGPTVVVVGGQHGNEQSGYRSAHRIENWDVERGTLVVIPEANPRAIANGTRKVEGRDLNAQFPVGERPTSEQARVVWGVVERHDADVVVDLHSSSGIYGVDGGVGQAVFPTVTGPAKGNAEAATRRVNDEFGLTGNHSFKRGNVMGRSGMSLTRKVAGDLNESAYVVETTKRGTDLEIRVEWTTAVTWELLRLHGLVEGERPSADSPSNQRPPTSQARPSVSVAR from the coding sequence ATGACAGGATCCTCCCGGCCCCGTTTCGTACTGGCGGCGTTCGCGGCGGTCTGTCTGCTAGCGGTCGGTGCGACAGCGGTCCTCGCGCCGGGTGCGATCGGCGCCGTCTGGGATGGAGCAGTACCGTCACAGGGGGCGGTAGAGACCCCCGACGGGAGTTCCGCCGGGCCGTCCGCGTCGCCGACTCCGGCGACGGGGGCGAACGAATCGGGGACGGCGGAATCGAACGAAACGCCCGCCAACGGTTCGTACAGGTACACCGCGGGCGAGGGGGCCACCGCGCTCTCGGTGACCGTCGTCGAGGCGGAGCGGCCGGGGCCGACGGTCGTCGTCGTGGGCGGCCAGCACGGTAACGAGCAATCGGGGTACCGGAGCGCCCACCGGATCGAGAACTGGGACGTCGAACGTGGGACCCTCGTCGTGATCCCCGAGGCGAACCCGCGGGCGATAGCGAACGGGACCAGGAAGGTCGAGGGCCGGGACCTCAACGCCCAGTTCCCCGTCGGCGAGCGCCCGACCAGCGAGCAGGCGCGGGTCGTCTGGGGTGTCGTCGAACGTCACGACGCCGACGTCGTCGTCGACCTCCACAGTTCCAGCGGCATCTACGGCGTCGACGGCGGCGTCGGACAGGCCGTCTTCCCGACCGTCACCGGCCCCGCGAAGGGCAACGCAGAGGCGGCCACCCGACGGGTCAACGACGAGTTCGGGCTGACGGGGAACCACTCGTTCAAGCGCGGGAACGTCATGGGACGGTCCGGGATGTCGCTCACGCGGAAGGTCGCCGGCGACCTGAACGAGTCGGCGTACGTCGTCGAGACGACCAAGCGCGGGACCGACCTCGAGATCCGCGTCGAGTGGACGACGGCGGTGACGTGGGAACTCCTCCGACTCCACGGCCTCGTCGAGGGCGAACGGCCGTCGGCCGACTCGCCGTCGAACCAGCGTCCGCCGACCTCTCAAGCCCGTCCGAGCGTGTCCGTGGCGCGGTGA
- a CDS encoding PAS domain S-box protein, translating to MCDQPDRVLYADPNEGRAERVRHHLETGGERRVTVVRTVEEIRDVIDDEYACVILTPDVAADDPCSLLSAVADEYPTVNSILLSELDSPVLFERAYDVGVDEVVHYTGEEAARILDHHVGKFATDEESGVSLSPTHLEELMDVTEDAVVTIDARSRILYANPAVESVFGYTPEELVGESLTEIMSDEFARKHSEGIRRYLETGERTLDWANVELPCRHKDGHSVPLSISFSEFTVDGKRYFTGIMRDVTERKRHLAERRLLHETSQRILHAETFEDGLEIALNEVGDAMNWAYGEAWVLGENGERLERAPGEYVTTDESSEFAEGARSTTFERGEGLPGRCWETGEPEWIADLTDDGGFERATTAHEAGLHTALAVPIVADGDVVAVLVFMLPEAREVDEGMIEVTATVAADLGRLMQRLRVETDLREERALKDLILETSPVGILILDDEGTFKYLNGHAREMLGLAADEPAPSYDALDIELLDAKGDRLGEDGRPYRTVIEDRSPVAGEFRLRIDGEDRWLSASGVPMVEGSDEVTAAVFSIQDLTERKRREQQLVQYETVMQTVSDGIYAVDEDGRFVAVNDAYTALVGHSRDELLGRRADEVVSDSVIAKARRLQEELLEGDDEVTTLETTITTADGRVVPIEVRISLFPLGDDRFGRVGVVRDITERRRREERLALLNEVAQSLTGAETYEEVTDIVLEAASETLGLPLTSVEFYDEERGHLVPTARTEGVVDLVGTGPLFESTRGIPWRAYAGSEQLVYDDLRAEQDVPDGETPLRSAIVVPIGKYGVFVSGATEPDAIGETEVTVANILAANVHAALDRVDREQELRARKDRLEEQNDTLERVNRINRVIRSITQSLTQATSREDIVEAVCRELTEDGPYAFSWVAERTSVTGNEVTASASAGAGDGYLDGIGVSVDGDDEEGTDPTGRAFRTHEIQVQNDLHTDPPFEPWRSRAIEHGFRSSVAVPLTYGETLYGVLNVYAARAGMFEEMEASVLEELGEMVGYAINAMERKKLLVSDSAVELEFELSDPSIPAIRFARETGGTFEFDEFVQGVDGSFRVFFTVSGADPETVYEFADRIDSVTGVSLISERDGAVRFEANVSESGYLGKLVSYGAHPRSMSATPDGGRVTVELPRSGDLQSFIRMFLDTFEGSELVARRERDRPIRTRKEFQAVYKERLTERQEEVMKTAYFSGFFEWPRHKTGQEIAEMLGVSQPTVNRHIRTGERKLLDVAFEDDDPPGG from the coding sequence GTGTGTGACCAACCCGACCGAGTGCTCTACGCGGACCCGAACGAAGGACGCGCCGAACGGGTTCGGCACCACCTCGAAACGGGCGGGGAGCGTCGCGTCACGGTAGTCCGGACGGTCGAGGAGATCCGGGACGTGATCGACGACGAGTACGCGTGCGTGATTCTCACGCCCGACGTCGCCGCCGACGACCCCTGCTCGTTGCTCTCCGCGGTGGCCGACGAGTACCCGACGGTCAACTCCATCCTCCTGTCGGAACTCGACTCGCCGGTCCTGTTCGAACGAGCCTACGACGTCGGCGTCGACGAGGTGGTCCACTACACGGGCGAGGAGGCGGCCCGTATCCTCGATCACCACGTCGGGAAGTTCGCCACCGACGAGGAGTCGGGGGTCTCCCTGTCCCCCACACACCTCGAGGAGTTGATGGACGTGACGGAGGATGCCGTCGTCACCATCGACGCACGGAGCCGGATACTGTACGCGAACCCCGCCGTGGAGTCGGTGTTCGGCTACACGCCGGAGGAACTCGTCGGCGAGTCGTTGACGGAGATAATGAGCGACGAGTTCGCCCGGAAGCACAGCGAGGGGATACGGCGGTACCTCGAGACGGGGGAGCGGACGCTCGACTGGGCCAACGTCGAACTCCCCTGTCGACACAAGGACGGCCACAGCGTCCCCCTCAGCATCTCGTTCTCGGAGTTCACCGTGGACGGGAAGCGGTACTTCACCGGCATCATGCGGGACGTCACCGAGCGGAAACGGCACCTTGCGGAGCGGAGACTCCTCCACGAGACGAGCCAGCGCATCCTCCACGCCGAGACCTTCGAGGACGGGCTCGAAATCGCCCTGAACGAGGTCGGCGACGCGATGAACTGGGCGTACGGCGAGGCGTGGGTGCTGGGCGAGAACGGGGAACGCCTCGAACGCGCACCGGGGGAGTACGTCACGACCGACGAGTCGAGCGAGTTCGCGGAGGGTGCTCGCTCGACCACCTTCGAACGCGGCGAGGGACTGCCCGGCCGCTGCTGGGAGACGGGCGAACCGGAGTGGATCGCCGATCTGACCGACGACGGCGGCTTCGAGCGGGCGACGACCGCGCACGAGGCTGGCCTCCACACCGCCCTCGCCGTGCCGATCGTCGCGGACGGCGACGTGGTCGCAGTGCTCGTGTTCATGCTACCCGAGGCGCGCGAGGTCGACGAGGGGATGATCGAGGTGACGGCGACGGTCGCGGCCGACCTCGGCCGGCTCATGCAGCGGCTCCGGGTCGAGACCGATCTCCGCGAGGAGCGGGCGCTGAAGGATCTGATCCTCGAGACGAGTCCGGTCGGGATCCTCATCCTCGACGACGAGGGCACGTTCAAGTACCTGAACGGGCACGCGAGGGAGATGCTCGGCCTCGCCGCCGACGAGCCGGCACCTTCGTACGACGCGCTCGACATCGAACTCCTCGACGCCAAGGGGGACCGGTTGGGCGAGGACGGTCGGCCGTACCGGACCGTCATCGAGGATCGGAGTCCGGTCGCCGGCGAGTTCCGCCTCCGGATCGACGGCGAGGACCGGTGGCTCTCGGCGAGCGGCGTCCCGATGGTCGAGGGATCGGACGAGGTCACCGCGGCGGTGTTCTCTATCCAGGACCTCACCGAGCGGAAGCGACGGGAGCAGCAGCTCGTCCAGTACGAGACGGTGATGCAGACGGTGAGCGACGGCATCTACGCAGTCGACGAGGACGGGAGGTTCGTCGCGGTCAACGACGCCTACACGGCGCTCGTTGGACACAGCCGCGACGAACTGCTCGGGCGACGCGCCGACGAGGTCGTCTCCGACAGCGTGATCGCGAAAGCCCGCCGCCTCCAGGAGGAGCTGCTGGAGGGCGACGACGAGGTGACGACCCTGGAGACGACGATCACGACCGCGGACGGGCGCGTCGTCCCGATCGAGGTGCGGATCTCCCTGTTCCCGCTCGGCGACGATCGCTTCGGCCGGGTCGGGGTCGTCCGTGACATCACCGAGCGTCGACGGCGGGAGGAACGGCTCGCGCTGTTGAACGAGGTGGCTCAGTCCCTGACGGGTGCCGAGACGTACGAGGAGGTGACGGACATCGTGCTGGAGGCCGCGTCCGAGACCCTCGGCCTCCCGCTCACGAGCGTCGAGTTCTACGACGAGGAGCGCGGCCACCTCGTCCCGACGGCGCGGACCGAGGGGGTCGTCGACCTCGTCGGGACGGGGCCGCTCTTCGAGTCTACCAGGGGGATCCCCTGGCGCGCCTACGCCGGGAGCGAGCAACTCGTCTACGACGATCTGCGGGCGGAACAGGACGTCCCGGACGGCGAGACCCCGCTGCGGAGCGCCATCGTCGTCCCCATCGGAAAGTACGGCGTCTTCGTCTCGGGTGCGACGGAGCCGGACGCCATCGGCGAGACGGAGGTGACGGTCGCGAACATCCTCGCCGCGAACGTACACGCGGCTCTGGACCGGGTCGATCGGGAACAGGAGCTCCGCGCGCGGAAGGACCGCCTCGAGGAACAGAACGACACGCTCGAACGGGTCAACCGGATCAACCGCGTCATCCGAAGCATCACGCAGTCGTTGACGCAGGCGACGTCCCGGGAGGACATCGTCGAGGCGGTCTGTCGGGAGCTGACGGAGGACGGGCCGTACGCGTTCAGCTGGGTCGCGGAGCGGACGAGCGTCACCGGGAACGAGGTGACCGCGAGCGCGTCCGCCGGCGCGGGCGACGGCTACCTCGACGGGATCGGCGTCTCGGTCGACGGGGACGACGAGGAGGGTACCGACCCGACGGGACGCGCGTTCCGGACCCACGAGATCCAGGTCCAGAACGACCTCCACACCGACCCGCCGTTCGAGCCGTGGCGGTCGAGGGCCATCGAGCACGGCTTCCGATCGAGCGTCGCCGTCCCGCTGACGTACGGTGAGACGCTGTACGGCGTGTTGAACGTCTACGCCGCCCGGGCGGGGATGTTCGAGGAGATGGAGGCGTCCGTCCTCGAGGAACTCGGGGAGATGGTCGGCTACGCCATCAACGCGATGGAGCGGAAGAAGCTCCTGGTGAGCGACTCGGCCGTCGAACTCGAGTTCGAACTGTCGGACCCGTCCATCCCGGCCATCCGGTTCGCGCGCGAGACGGGCGGGACGTTCGAGTTCGACGAGTTCGTCCAGGGGGTCGACGGGAGCTTCCGGGTGTTCTTCACCGTCTCGGGCGCCGACCCGGAGACGGTCTACGAGTTCGCGGACCGGATCGACTCCGTGACCGGGGTGTCGCTCATCTCCGAGCGGGACGGGGCCGTCCGCTTCGAGGCGAACGTCTCCGAGTCCGGCTACCTGGGGAAACTGGTCTCGTACGGGGCGCACCCGAGGAGCATGTCGGCCACGCCGGACGGCGGCAGGGTGACCGTCGAACTCCCGCGCAGCGGGGACCTCCAGTCGTTCATCCGCATGTTCCTCGATACGTTCGAGGGCTCGGAACTCGTCGCCAGACGGGAACGGGACCGGCCGATCAGGACCCGCAAGGAGTTCCAGGCCGTGTACAAGGAACGCCTCACGGAGCGGCAGGAGGAGGTGATGAAGACGGCGTACTTCAGCGGGTTCTTCGAGTGGCCCCGCCACAAGACCGGACAGGAGATCGCGGAGATGCTCGGCGTCTCCCAGCCGACCGTGAACCGGCACATCCGGACGGGCGAACGCAAACTGCTGGACGTCGCGTTCGAGGACGACGACCCCCCGGGGGGTTAA
- a CDS encoding DUF7576 family protein, which yields MPPYDADEIADQSLDSSNQQDGIAYVCASCAAAIDASEWHPVVARSDDVPTVFLFCGASCRREWLGHGGADE from the coding sequence GTGCCCCCCTACGACGCCGACGAGATCGCCGACCAGTCGCTCGACTCCAGCAACCAGCAGGACGGGATCGCCTACGTCTGTGCGTCCTGTGCGGCCGCGATCGACGCGAGCGAGTGGCACCCGGTCGTCGCCCGATCGGACGATGTACCGACGGTCTTCCTCTTCTGTGGAGCGTCCTGCCGGCGGGAGTGGCTCGGCCACGGCGGGGCCGACGAATGA
- a CDS encoding DUF7548 family protein: MELADAAPVAGIVGCLATLLALAAPYVLIGEPGTGLSVYYASGPVGVWGTGFLAALLVVVFLSGKQRRTAPDTVAGVAVVAGLGLLALTALWAFTVDPQNVLSFPPSADWMTSHRWVVLACTGVVAGSAAAYARASLA; the protein is encoded by the coding sequence ATGGAACTGGCCGACGCCGCGCCCGTAGCCGGCATCGTTGGCTGTCTCGCGACGCTACTCGCGCTCGCCGCGCCGTACGTGCTCATCGGGGAGCCCGGCACCGGGCTCTCCGTGTACTACGCCAGCGGCCCCGTCGGGGTCTGGGGAACCGGCTTCCTCGCGGCGCTGCTCGTGGTGGTCTTCCTCTCCGGGAAGCAGCGTCGAACCGCGCCCGACACGGTCGCCGGCGTCGCGGTCGTCGCCGGCCTCGGACTCCTCGCGCTGACGGCGCTCTGGGCGTTCACGGTCGACCCCCAGAACGTCCTCTCGTTCCCCCCGAGCGCCGACTGGATGACGTCCCACCGCTGGGTCGTGCTCGCGTGCACCGGCGTCGTGGCCGGCAGCGCCGCCGCGTACGCTCGCGCGAGTCTTGCCTGA